The following proteins come from a genomic window of Carassius gibelio isolate Cgi1373 ecotype wild population from Czech Republic chromosome B8, carGib1.2-hapl.c, whole genome shotgun sequence:
- the LOC127963891 gene encoding neurogenic locus notch homolog protein 2 — protein sequence MGQLPGVSSGKVILIVICCLKVSYALQCVDPVKPCVNNATCVTFNNGTGYCRCAPGLLGEYCQHKDPCYVGYCLNGGECTVSVAGVPGSPSCVCPLGFTGQRCENQKNSTCYPNNPCINGGKCSLLPNDQYKCQCSRGWTGQNCEQEDTCLSSPCANGGICYTLPNREFSCTCPPGYHGPRCLNDTDECVSFPSLCKNEGVCLNTPGSYRCNCQPGFTGLHCETDYVPCFPSPCLNGGTCRQMTDTTYVCHCLPGFNGTNCEVNIDDCPNHRCQNGATCMDGVNTYNCQCPPEWTGQFCTDDVDECRLQPNACQNGGTCSNTRNGYNCVCVNGWSGPDCSENIDDCAIKPCTAGSTCIDRVASFSCSCPPGKTGLLCNIDDACTSNPCKMGAQCYTNPINGKFNCNCPSGYKGSTCAEDIDECVIGPNPCEHGGSCKNTEGSFTCNCAPGYTGPRCEQDINECGSNPCQNDATCLDQIGGYTCICMPGFDGLHCEIDVNECASSPCLNNGRCLDQVSRFVCECPQGFTGEMCQVDIDECASTPCLNGAKCLDRPNSYECECAEGFTGTLCTDNINDCEPKPCHHGDCIDGIATFTCNCYPGYMGPICSEQIRECQSDPCQNRGRCVDLVNMYQCNCQPGTSGVNCEINHDDCASNPCQHGTCEDGINEYKCVCNPGYTGERCNEEINECSSNPCLSGGTCVDKVNGFHCLCPVGTHSPLCHSGADHCSPMPCLHGECIEQQEGYLCACKPGWEGKNCEREKNECQSNPCQNGGTCNDRFNGYTCMCARGFAGLNCEININECESNPCLNQGTCVDRVNSYICHCTLPYTGRHCEDKLVPCDSQPCQRRGVCQPSLDYTSYTCLCHSGWEGAQCTEDVDECKKNPCQNGGHCRNTVGSYRCECQPGYSGVNCQTNIDDCSSNPCRNGGTCVDKVGQFLCECRAGFYGEQCQEEVNECASNPCWNGGRCTDYVNSYTCQCPPGYDGINCERDIPDCTETSCLNNGTCVDGINRFTCRCRNGFSGQYCQYELNECDSHPCKNGGTCIDGLGTFHCTCPMMFNGKTCESMVNVCSQIKCRNGGTCIQKEMDWRCSCQHGWTGLYCDIPNMSCQTVAKNKGVAVDMVCKNAGRCIDKDNTHHCLCQIGYMGSYCEEGVDECRSNPCRNGGTCVDYQGGYNCKCKAGFQGVNCEYDVDECQSNPCRNGGTCIDLINHFFCACPPGTNGSQCEVNVNECAPEFGARCKNGGQCVDGVGRYTCSCPPGFTGEHCEGDVNECLSGPCHPSGAIDCVPLTNNYQCRCRLGYTGQHCELMVDLCKSKPCHNNGRCAMNTSSLHGYTCTCQPGNTGFNCGDIEILSCASLRCQNGGECMEIKGRPQCRCPMGFTGLHCESISNRCMCQNGGKCMPDNSNKFSCHCPPGFSGATCQTYKPSCPYLECELRAGDKVCDPQCRSPECEWDGGDCTLHWDNPWKNCTASVSCWKLFHNGRCDPECNNAGCLFDNFECQKGSSTGPSTCKYDTYCADHYANGHCNQGCNTEACGWDGLDCATDTPPKLADGTLLIVVLLQPKELLADVKGFLRSLGTLLHTNLRLKLDENKKPMVYPYYGPEEDDIQNNIATMKQRGKRELEREVIGSKVYLEIDNRQCSQNSGECISDTDQAAAIIAAEFLTSELQYPIYSVDSIKPPGPQEPRLLYLVAVAAAIILLILVLGVLAAKRKRKHGILWLPDGFLAKKDSKRREPVGQDDFGMKSMQKPQDVGLMDGSFTHHWSEEDHLSKKPRMEDKPLLPVGVDGGVDRREWTLQHHKAADITLTPPQADMDMDSLDVNVKGPDGFTPLMLASLRSGSSPDCGSMLGEEEEESGADEPGTNVITDLIGQGASLNAQTDRTGETALHLAARYARADAAKRLLDAGSDANAHDNMGRTPLHAAVAADAQGVFQILIRNRATDLDARMNDGTTPLILAARLAVEGMVEELVHCHADVNAVDDHGKSALHWAAAVNNVDATLVLLKNGANRDMQDNKEETPLFLAAREGSFEAAQVLLDHYSNRDITDHLDRLPRDTAQERMHHDIVRLLDQYNLVHSPHSGPNHVGNGGGHSSMVCGTNGTGFMIGMRPGPQGKKNRRAGGKANTAAAGTAKDLKEMKTKRRKKPAGGEGPNVAVVAGASGNVTKAAGGLSESSVTMSPVDSLESPHSYAGEAVAATSTANSPPLLSTPSVRPMLPPVSHMLSQQQSWVSLAKHGYNGHMFGLMQPQQMNTSMQQHHGTGMLTPMNVTMSREQLPPIVTFQMMAAGNGQSLLKQAQQGQMQAQGQNQAQSQHLHCNQSMMYPMPNVGMQHGLSHTLQHPHGHNHTLPHGLPESQAQQVASYQPRQSPVDKYPTPPSQHSYVTAGSEGTTPGHPARNPSEHPYLTPSPESPDPWSSSSPHSNSDWSDVTTSPTPLGHPHTLPPSCHTHIPEQAQLQPPSQAVQPTQSQQSQRSSVYA from the exons GTGTGCTCCTGGTTTGTTAGGCGAGTACTGTCAGCACAAGGACCCGTGTTATGTAGGATATTGTCTGAATGGAGGAGAATGCACTGTGAGTGTGGCCGGTGTACCTGGAAGCCCCAGCTGTGTGTGTCCTCTGGGTTTCACAGGCCAGCGCTGCGAGAACCAGAAAAACTCCACATGCTACCCCAACAACCCTTGCATCAATGGTGGGAAGTGCTCACTCCTCCCCAATGACCAGTACAAATGCCAGTGTTCCCGTGGATGGACCG GTCAGAATTGTGAGCAAGAGGACACATGTCTGTCCAGCCCGTGTGCCAACGGTGGTATCTGCTATACTCTGCCCAATCGTGAATTCTCTTGTACCTGTCCTCCTGGTTACCATGGCCCCCGTTGTCTCAATGACACAGATGAGTGTGTTTCCTTCCCGTCTCTGTGCAAGAACGAAGGCGTGTGTCTGAATACCCCAGGCTCATATCGGTGTAACTGCCAACCCGGCTTTACCGGCCTCCACTGCGAGACAGATTACGTGCCCTGCTTTCCATCCCCCTGCCTCAACGGTGGAACCTGCCGGCAGATGACAGACACAACTTATGTATGCCACTGCTTGCCAG GTTTTAATGGAACAAACTGTGAGGTGAACATTGATGATTGTCCGAATCACCGCTGTCAGAATGGAGCCACATGCATGGATGGAGTGAACACTTACAACTGCCAGTGCCCACCTGAATGGACTG GTCAGTTTTGCACTGATGACGTGGATGAATGCAGACTACAGCCCAACGCCTGTCAGAATGGAGGCACATGCAGTAACACACGCAATGGCTACAACTGCGTGTGTGTGAACGGCTGGAGCGGCCCTGACTGCTCTGAAAACATTGATGACTGCGCTATTAAGCCCTGCACGGCTGGCTCCACTTGCATCGACCGGGTGGCTTCCTTCAGTTGCAGCTGCCCTCCTGGCAAGACTG GTTTGCTGTGTAACATTgatgatgcctgcaccagtaacCCATGCAAGATGGGAGCTCAATGTTACACGAACCCCATCAATGGCAAGTTCAACTGTAACTGCCCCTCAGGGTACAAGGGCAGCACGTGTGCAGAGGATATCGACGAGTGTGTGATCG GGCCAAACCCATGTGAGCACGGTGGTTCTTGCAAGAACACAGAGGGCTCGTTTACTTGTAACTGTGCTCCGGGTTACACCGGTCCACGCTGTGAGCAGGACATCAATGAATGTGGCTCTAACCCCTGCCAAAATGACGCCACCTGCTTGGACCAGATAGGAGGTTACACCTGCATCTGTATGCCag GCTTTGATGGATTGCACTGTGAGATTGACGTTAATGAGTGTGCCAGCTCGCCTTGTCTCAATAACGGTAGATGTCTAGACCAAGTCAGCCGGTTTGTCTGCGAGTGTCCTCAAG GTTTCACTGGGGAAATGTGTCAAGTTGACATTGACGAGTGTGCCAGCACACCGTGCCTCAACGGGGCCAAATGTCTCGACCGTCCTAACAGCTATGAGTGTGAATGTGCTGAAG GTTTCACAGGGACATTGTGTACAGACAACATTAACGACTGTGAACCCAAACCATGTCACCATGGCGATTGTATAGATGGAATCGCTACCTTCACATGCAATTGTTACCCAGGTTACATGGGCCCCATCTGCAGCGAGCAGATACGCGAGTGCCAGAGTGACCCCTGCCAAAACAGAGGACGCTGTGTTGACCTAGTCAATATGTACCAATGCAATTGCCAGCCAGGCACTTCAG GTGTAAACTGCGAGATTAACCATGATGACTGTGCCAGTAATCCCTGCCAGCACGGGACCTGTGAGGATGGAATTAATGAGTACAAATGTGTGTGCAATCCTGGATACACAG GGGAGCGGTGCAACGAGGAGATCAATGAGTGCAGTTCGAACCCGTGTCTGAGTGGAGGGACATGTGTGGACAAAGTGAACGGGTTTCATTGTTTGTGTCCAGTTGGGACTCACAGTCCTCTGTGTCACTCAGGTGCAGACCATTGCAGCCCCATGCCCTGCCTGCATGGAGAGTGTATTGAACAGCAGGAGGG GTATCTTTGTGCATGTAAGCCAGGCTGGGAGGGTAAGAACTGTGAGAGAGAGAAGAACGAGTGTCAGTCCAACCCGTGCCAGAACGGTGGAACCTGTAATGATCGTTTCAATGGCTACACCTGCATGTGTGCCCGTGGATTTGCAG gcttgaactgtgAGATAAATATCAATGAATGTGAGTCAAACCCTTGTTTGAATCAGGGAACCTGTGTGGATCGAGTCAACAGCTACATCTGCCACTGCACTCTGCCTTACACAG GGAGACACTGTGAGGATAAGTTAGTCCCCTGTGATTCTCAGCCCTGTCAGAGACGAGGAGTTTGTCAGCCATCCCTGGATTACACCAGCTACACCTGCTTGTGCCACAGCGGATGGGAAG GAGCCCAGTGCACAGAGGATGTAGACGAATGCAAGAAAAATCCGTGTCAGAATGGAGGTCATTGTCGGAACACAGTGGGCAGCTACCGATGCGAGTGTCAGCCTGGATACAGTGGGGTCAACTGCCAGACTAACATCGATGACTGTAGCTCCA ATCCATGTCGTAATGGGGGTACGTGTGTCGATAAAGTGGGCCAGTTCTTGTGCGAGTGCAGAGCTGGCTTCTATGGTGAGCAGTGTCAGGAGGAAGTGAACGAGTGCGCTAGCAATCCCTGCTGGAATGGAGGTCGCTGCACTGATTACGTGAACAGCTACACATGCCAGTGCCCGCCTGGCTATGACGGCATCAACTGTGAACGTGATATCCCAGATTGCACTGAGAC CTCTTGTCTCAACAATGGAACGTGTGTGGATGGAATTAACCGTTTCACCTGCCGCTGTCGGAATGGCTTTTCGGGTCAGTACTGCCAATATGAACTGAATGAGTGTGACTCTCATCCCTGTAAAAATGGTGGCACCTGCATAGACGGCCTGGGGACTTTCCACTGCACCTGCCCAATGATGTTTAACGGAAAAACCTGCGAG TCAATGGTGAACGTGTGCAGTCAGATTAAGTGTCGGAATGGAGGCACATGCATCCAGAAGGAGATGGATTGGAGATGCAGCTGTCAGCATGGCTGGACAGGCCTGTACTGTGACATCCCTAACATGTCCTGTCAGACTGTTGCCAAAAACAAGG GTGTGGCGGTGGACATGGTGTGTAAGAACGCAGGGCGGTGTATCGACAAAGACAACACACACCACTGTCTGTGTCAGATTGGTTATATGGGCAGTTACTGTGAGGAAGGGGTGGATGAATGTCGTTCCAACCCCTGTAGAAATGGAGGGACCTGTGTGGACTACCAGGGTGGATATAACTGCAAG TGTAAAGCAGGTTTTCAGGGCGTGAACTGTGAATATGATGTTGACGAGTGCCAGTCGAATCCCTGTCGCAATGGAGGCACCTGTATTGATTTGATCAACCACTTCTTCTGTGCATGTCCTCCTGGCACCAATG GTTCGCAGTGTGAGGTGAACGTGAATGAATGCGCCCCAGAATTCGGCGCACGCTGTAAGAATGGCGGCCAGTGTGTGGATGGTGTGGGGCGGTACACCTGCTCCTGTCCTCCTGGTTTCACTGGAGAGCATTGTGAGGGAGATGTGAATGAGTGTCTTTCTGGACCTTGCCATCCATCCGGCGCCATTGACTGTGTGCCGCTCACCAATAACTACCAGTGCCGCTGTCGTCTTGGTTATACTG GGCAACATTGTGAGTTAATGGTGGATCTGTGCAAGTCCAAGCCATGCCACAATAACGGCAGATGTGCCATGAACACGAGTTCATTACATGGATACACCTGTACCTGCCAACCT GGTAACACTGGCTTCAACTGTGGCGATATTGAGATACTCTCCTGTGCCAGTTTGCGATGTCAAAATGGTGGAGAATGCATGGAGATTAAGGGTCGCCCACAGTGCCGCTGCCCAATGGGTTTTACCGGACTGCACTGCGAGAGCATCTCAAACCGATGCATGTGTCAAAACGGTGGCAAATGTATGCCAGACAATTCCAACAAGTTCAGCTGTCATTGTCCACCCGGCTTCAGTGGGGCGACCTGTCAAACATATAAACCATCCTGCCCATATTTGGAGTGCGAACTGCGGGCAGGAGACAAAGTGTGTGACCCACAATGTAGGAGCCCAGAATGTGAGTGGGATGGAGGTGACTGTACGCTGCACTGGGACAATCCCTGGAAGAACTGCACAGCCTCCGTATCCTGCTGGAAGTTATTCCATAATGGCCGCTGTGACCCAGAGTGCAACAATGCAGGCTGCCTCTTTGACAACTTTGAATGTCAGAAAGGTTCATCGACTGGCCCGAGCACTTGCAA ATATGACACATACTGTGCAGATCATTACGCCAATGGTCATTGTAACCAGGGCTGCAACACAGAAGCATGTGGCTGGGACGGTCTGGACTGTGCCACAGATACTCCTCCCAAGCTGGCTGATGGTACACTGTTGATCGTGGTGCTACTGCAGCCCAAGGAGCTTTTGGCTGACGTTAAGGGATTCCTGCGCTCTTTGGGGACACTGCTGCACACCAACCTGAGACTTAAGCTGGATGAGAATAAGAAACCTATGGTGTACCCATACTATGGACCTGAGGAAGATGACATTCAAAACAATATTGCCACTATGAAGCAACGTGGAAAACGAGAGCTGGAGAGGGAGGTTATTGG TTCGAAGGTTTACCTGGAGATTGACAATCGACAGTGTTCTCAGAACTCGGGTGAATGCATCTCCGATACAGACCAGGCTGCAGCCATCATAGCTGCCGAGTTCCTAACATCAGAGCTGCAGTACCCCATCTACTCTGTGGATA GCATTAAACCCCCAGGACCCCAAGAGCCTCGTCTCCTGTACCTGGTTGCTGTGGCTGCAGCTATCATCCTGCTGATTTTGGTACTGGGTGTGTTGGCTGCCAAGCGTAAGCGCAAGCATGGGATTTTATGGCTTCCTGATGGCTTCCTGGCAAAGAAAGACAGCAAGCGGAGGGAGCCAGTGGGACAGGATGATTTTGGCATGAA GAGCATGCAGAAACCACAGGATGTAGGGCTGATGGATGGCAGTTTTACCCATCATTGGTCAGAGGAGGATCATCTATCTAAAAAACCAAGG ATGGAGGACAAGCCATTGCTTCCTGTCGGAGTGGATGGAGGAGTGGACAGGAGAGAGTGGACCCTGCAGCATCACAAAGCTGCGGACATTACACTCACTCCCCCTCAGGCGGACATGGACATGGACAGCCTGGATGTCAATGTTAAAGGACCAG ATGGTTTCACTCCTCTCATGCTGGCATCTCTACGAAGTGGCAGCAGCCCCGATTGTGGCAGCATGCtgggagaagaggaggaggaaagtGGCGCTGATGAGCCTGGCACAAACGTCATAACTGACTTAATTGGCCAGGGTGCATCACTCAATGCCCAGACAGATCGCACCGGGGAGACTGCCCTTCACCTCGCTGCACGATACGCCCGAGCTGATGCCGCCAAGAGACTGCTGGATGCTGGTTCTGATGCCAATGCTCATGATAACATGGGCCGCACCCCTCTCCATGCGGCTGTGGCCGCAGATGCCCAAGGAGTCTTCCAG ATTCTCATCCGTAACCGTGCCACTGATCTTGATGCCCGAATGAATGACGGCACCACACCACTCATCCTGGCAGCCAGACTGGCCGTGGAGGGCATGGTGGAGGAACTGGTGCACTGCCATGCCGATGTCAATGCTGTGGATGACCATG GCAAGTCAGCTTTGCACTGGGCCGCTGCTGTTAATAATGTAGACGCCACTCTAGTGCTACTCAAGAACGGAGCCAATCGCGACATGCAGGACAACAAG GAGGAGACCCCCTTGTTCCTGGCTGCCAGGGAGGGCAGCTTTGAAGCGGCACAAGTTCTCCTAGATCATTATTCAAATCGTGATATCACTGACCACCTTGACCGCTTGCCTCGTGATACTGCGCAAGAACGAATGCATCACGACATTGTGCGTCTGTTGGACCAGTACAACCTGGTACACAGCCCACATTCTGGGCCTAACCACGTGGGCAACGGTGGGGGACACTCTTCCATGGTCTGTGGGACAAATGGCACAGGATTCATGATTGGTATGCGTCCAGGACCACAGGGCAAAAAGAATCGCAGAGCAGGAGGAAAAGCAAACACTGCTGCAGCCGGGACAGCCAAAGAtctaaaagaaatgaaaacaaagaGGCGAAAGAAGCCGGCCGGAGGAGAGGGACCAAATGTTGCGGTGGTGGCAGGAGCCAGCGGAAATGTCACCAAAGCAGCTGGTGGCCTCTCAGAGAGCTCGGTCACCATGTCACCTGTGGACTCCCTGGAGTCTCCACACTCGTACGCAGGAGAGGCAGTGGCCGCCACCAGCACGGCGAATTCTCCCCCTCTGCTCAGCACCCCATCCGTGAGGCCCATGCTGCCTCCTGTGAGTCACATGCTGAGCCAGCAGCAAAGCTGGGTGAGTTTGGCCAAACACGGCTACAATGGCCACATGTTTGGCCTCATGCAACCCCAACAGATGAACACCAGCATGCAGCAGCACCACGGCACAGGCATGCTCACCCCGATGAATGTCACCATGAGCCGTGAACAGCTGCCACCCATTGTCACCTTCCAAATGATGGCGGCAGGCAACGGGCAGAGCCTCCTCAAGCAGGCGCAGCAGGGGCAGATGCAGGCACAGGGGCAAAATCAGGCACAAAGTCAGCACCTGCACTGTAACCAAAGTATGATGTACCCCATGCCTAATGTGGGAATGCAGCACGGCCTGTCGCATACCCTTCAACACCCCCACGGTCACAACCACACACTCCCTCATGGGCTGCCTGAGAGCCAAGCACAACAAGTAGCTTCCTATCAGCCACGGCAGAGTCCCGTGGATAAATATCCAACGCCACCTTCCCAGCACAGCTATGTCACCGCCGGCTCCGAGGGAACCACCCCTGGTCATCCCGCACGTAATCCCAGCGAACACCCCTACCTCACTCCTTCGCCTGAATCACCTGATCCCTGGTCCTCTTCGTCGCCCCACTCCAACTCAGACTGGTCCGATGTCACAACAAGTCCCACCCCTCTTGGACACCCCCACACACTGCCTCCTTCCTGCCACACACACATTCCCGAACAAGCCCAGCTGCAGCCCCCGTCACAGGCTGTGCAGCCGACACAGTCGCAGCAGTCACAGCGCAGCAGTGTGTATGCGTAG
- the LOC127963895 gene encoding UDP-N-acetylglucosamine transporter-like isoform X2, producing the protein MASAKLKYLSLGILVFQTTSLVLTMRYSRTLQGDGPRYLASSAVVVAEFLKILTCVGLVFKDHSYSGRALSSILRQEILHKPIETLKLAIPSGIYTLQNNLLYVALSNLDAATYQVTYQLKILTTALFSVSMLGRRLGVYQWLSLLILMAGIALIQWPADSPSDPQKEQLTPGSQFVGLVAVLVACCSSGFAGVYFEKILKETKQSVWIRNIQLGMFGLVFGIFGMLAYDGDRVQEHGMFQGYNTLTWIVVALQVSLKTF; encoded by the exons ATGGCCTCAGCCAAGCTGAAGTACCTCTCTCTGGGGATCCTGGTGTTCCAGACCACGTCCCTGGTGCTCACCATGCGTTACTCGCGCACCTTGCAAGGTGACGGGCCACGTTACCTGGCCTCCTCTGCTGTGGTGGTGGCAGAGTTCCTCAAGATCCTCACCTGTGTGGGGCTTGTCTTCAAAGATCATA GTTACAGTGGCCGAGCGCTAAGCAGTATTTTGAGACAAGAGATTCTACATAAGCCTATAGAGACGCTGAAGCTGGCGATTCCTTCAGGGATCTACACGCTACAGAATAACCTGCTTTACGTAGCACTGTCCAACCTTGATGCGGCTACCTACCAG GTGACATACCAGTTGAAAATCCTGACCACTGCCCTGTTTTCAGTTTCTATGCTGGGCCGCAGGCTCGGGGTATACCAGTGGTTGTCTCTGCTGATCCTTATGGCTGGCATTGCACTTATAcaa TGGCCAGCAGACTCCCCGTCAGACCCGCAGAAAGAGCAGCTGACTCCTGGCTCACAGTTTGTCGGGCTGGTGGCCGTGTTGGTGGCCTGTTGCTCTAGTGGGTTTGCTGGTGTCTACTTTGAGAAGATCCTTAAAGAGACCAAGCAGAGTGTTTGGATCCGAAACATCCAGCTAG GCATGTTTGGCCTGGTTTTTGGGATCTTCGGGATGTTGGCCTACGATGGTGACAGAGTCCAAGAACACGGAATGTTTCAGGGCTACAACACGCTGACCTGGATTGTGGTCGCTCTCCAAGTGAGCTTGAAAACTTTTTAG
- the LOC127963895 gene encoding UDP-N-acetylglucosamine transporter-like isoform X1 has translation MASAKLKYLSLGILVFQTTSLVLTMRYSRTLQGDGPRYLASSAVVVAEFLKILTCVGLVFKDHSYSGRALSSILRQEILHKPIETLKLAIPSGIYTLQNNLLYVALSNLDAATYQVTYQLKILTTALFSVSMLGRRLGVYQWLSLLILMAGIALIQWPADSPSDPQKEQLTPGSQFVGLVAVLVACCSSGFAGVYFEKILKETKQSVWIRNIQLGMFGLVFGIFGMLAYDGDRVQEHGMFQGYNTLTWIVVALQALGGLVVAAVIKYADNILKGFATSLSIILSTFISYFWLEDFEPTSVFFLGTVMVIMATFLYGYESKPAPNPSRA, from the exons ATGGCCTCAGCCAAGCTGAAGTACCTCTCTCTGGGGATCCTGGTGTTCCAGACCACGTCCCTGGTGCTCACCATGCGTTACTCGCGCACCTTGCAAGGTGACGGGCCACGTTACCTGGCCTCCTCTGCTGTGGTGGTGGCAGAGTTCCTCAAGATCCTCACCTGTGTGGGGCTTGTCTTCAAAGATCATA GTTACAGTGGCCGAGCGCTAAGCAGTATTTTGAGACAAGAGATTCTACATAAGCCTATAGAGACGCTGAAGCTGGCGATTCCTTCAGGGATCTACACGCTACAGAATAACCTGCTTTACGTAGCACTGTCCAACCTTGATGCGGCTACCTACCAG GTGACATACCAGTTGAAAATCCTGACCACTGCCCTGTTTTCAGTTTCTATGCTGGGCCGCAGGCTCGGGGTATACCAGTGGTTGTCTCTGCTGATCCTTATGGCTGGCATTGCACTTATAcaa TGGCCAGCAGACTCCCCGTCAGACCCGCAGAAAGAGCAGCTGACTCCTGGCTCACAGTTTGTCGGGCTGGTGGCCGTGTTGGTGGCCTGTTGCTCTAGTGGGTTTGCTGGTGTCTACTTTGAGAAGATCCTTAAAGAGACCAAGCAGAGTGTTTGGATCCGAAACATCCAGCTAG GCATGTTTGGCCTGGTTTTTGGGATCTTCGGGATGTTGGCCTACGATGGTGACAGAGTCCAAGAACACGGAATGTTTCAGGGCTACAACACGCTGACCTGGATTGTGGTCGCTCTCCAA gcTCTTGGAGGGCTCGTGGTAGCTGCTGTCATCAAGTATGCTGACAACATACTGAAAGGCTTTGCTACATCACTCTCAATTATCCTCTCCACATTCATTTCATATTTCTGGCTTGAGGATTTTGAGCCTACcag TGTGTTCTTCCTGGGCACAGTAATGGTCATAATGGCGACGTTTCTCTATGGATATGAGAGCAAGCCGGCACCCAACCCAAGCAGGGCATGA
- the LOC127963896 gene encoding protein FAM78B-like codes for MGCLHSVACKPRIKRENIVVYDVSATIDHCPTLIEENSPIVLRYKTPYFKASARILMPPIPRNEAWMVGWIQACTQMEFYNTYGDLGMSSWELPELREGLVKAISDSDGVSYPWYGNTTETVTLSGPTSKPSRFTVSMNDNFYPSVTWAVPVSESNVPLLTRIKRDQSFTTWLVALNMATQEKILLQTVKWRMKVDIAVDPSKQLGSRARLTGRVHQDQPKVLTHMEPIPPNALGKPNANDAQVLMWRPKRGPPLVVIPSK; via the exons ATGGGTTGCCTTCACAGCGTCGCCTGCAAACCCCGAATTAAACGCGAGAATATAGTGGTGTATGATGTCTCTGCTACTATTGACCACTGCCCCACACTGATCGAGGAGAATTCACCCATAGTGCTCCGCTACAAAACTCCGTACTTCAAGGCCTCCGCTCGGATATTAATGCCGCCGATCCCTCGAAACGAGgcatggatggtgggctggattCAAGCGTGCACGCAAATGGAATTCTACAACACTTATGGAGACCTCGGCAT GTCAAGCTGGGAGCTGCCAGAGTTACGAGAAGGACTGGTGAAGGCCATCAGCGACTCGGATGGTGTGAGTTACCCATGGTACGGAAACACGACTGAAACGGTGACCCTCTCCGGCCCCACATCCAAACCTTCACGTTTCACTGTCAGCATGAATGATAACTTCTACCCCAGCGTAACATGGGCCGTACCAGTGAGCGAGAGCAATGTGCCTTTGCTCACGCGGATCAAACGCGACCAAAGCTTCACCACTTGGCTGGTGGCTTTGAATATGGCCACACAGGAGAAGATCCTCCTGCAGACAGTGAAGTGGAGGATGAAAGTGGACATCGCAGTGGACCCCTCGAAGCAGCTGGGCTCTCGAGCAAGACTCACCGGCCGGGTGCACCAGGACCAGCCCAAGGTGTTGACCCATATGGAGCCGATCCCTCCTAACGCTTTGGGTAAACCCAATGCTAATGACGCACAAGTGCTAATGTGGAGGCCCAAGCGAGGACCACCATTAGTGGTGATTCCCTCTAAGTAG